CAGATTCTATGCTGGATTTATTTTTGCTCCATTTAGCTGAATAAATCCAGCACCCCTTGCCATGTTATATTTAAGCTGATTTTGCAACTGCCTGCAGCCAGTTCATCCAGGTGATACACAGGAAATGCACCTGGATTTAATGTTCCTCAGACACAATTCAGAGAATGAAATACTTGTACATGGAAAAGGCACGTAAACATGcactcctttttttcttagaaaaatagaagaaaaaatcttcCACAGAAATGATATGAATAATTTTATGTCAACTGTGATCACTAACTCGGGAAAGGAGCAAACACAGTTCATTACCAGataaaaacacaaaatagaATAGTAacgaaatttttttaaaaagacaaagtaATCTATTTAAAGACTTTTGCATTATGGAAGAATTTGAAAAACAGGAGGCTGTGGTCTTATGTAGAATTTTCTAAGTTCAGATAATCAAAATAGCTGTACACACTGAAACTGAGTCTGGGAAGTTTTCTCCCTTTAGTTGGATATatcttattttgctttgaaaaggtTAATAAGCAACATTTTACATTTACTTTTGGTATTTTGAGTCTACATTCTGAAAGTCTGCAGAGCTTGAAAACATCATTTATTCTAATAAAATTggcacaaaatatttaaatactagAAATAGCCTTCATCTGAGCTGTAGGGAAAGCATTTGTTGTACAAGTTCAAGTCTAAAGTATTAAATCATTAATTTTATTACTGCTTGGAAACAACAACATTTTGTAAACAGTCATTCcactctttttttccatttttcatatCAGTAAATTATTAATGCTGTAATAAGAGATCACTTTTTCAGACTGAGGATTAAGACTTGAATTTTACATGACAGTATTAAttctaaaaaataatattattctTCATTATAACCATATGTTTAGCTTCAGGGCAATTTTTATTGGAGGGAAATGTAGTTTCCTGCAAAAATGAGAAATGACTACATGCTGTCTTAGAGGCTgatcaagaaaatatttatataaagcaGCGGAGATCAGCGAAGTAAAGACTTCTAATAAGTTTAATGAGACATTCCCAAGAGAAGGACTGCCTGGGGCAGCATGTTATTCAGCTGTTACCATGTACTGCTATTCACAAGTCACACCTCAAAATTGAAAAACTCCATAACTTTGCAATCTACTTAAGTGAAAAATGTCACACCCTTTTGTTCTAAAGATCAaatcaatagaaatattggaaATAGAGTGGTCTGAATAGCTAATGTTCAGCAGAGACATGCACAGAAGGCATCAATTTAGAGTCAGAACATTCTACACCAACTCTTACTATGCCACCATTTTCAATGAAGAATGAAGCTTTTGATTTATAAAACTATCTCCTAACTCAGCAAAATTAACAGAGAGTTAGTACAAAACTGAGGCAAAACAGGTTGTACAGTAaggaaaaatacttgaaaatgtTAAGGTATTTCCCTTTAGCAATTATTAATTGCAAGAGGGTCAATGAAATTCTCACTACAGTAATTAGGGGAGGTAGACTTTACAGAGTGCTGTAAACTGATGATCACTGCATTACATTTAttcattattatatttattattcattgttatttgaaaaataactaaaaatagATATTATGGCTTTTAATATTTCCCACTGCAGAACAAATGTGTTAAGTTTAAAGTAAAAAGGAAGATGTATTTCCAAACATAGTTCAAACCACACTCTTCACTTTACACTATAGTATCAGCCATCCATGGTTGGAAGGGCAGATTATACATTTCATGATGCATAAGAAACTGTGtaaatactttgaaaaatgCAGACTTAAGAGTGGAACCTGGCTTACCCCTTCCTTTTCTGCAATAAAGGTAAACACCCACAAGTCCAAGTACACATGCAACAACAGATCTTGGAAGTAAAATAACAGCATTTCTAAACAATCATTTTAGCTTCCTGTTGTATCTTCTCTCTTATTTTTGGTTCTTATCTTGCCTTTTTTATACTGTTTTCACAGAGTTATCAGGTTAGCAGTTTCTTTCATAAACCTTGACACGGCTCATATTCCATAACTAACTTATCTGTCATGTTGAGTATTACCAGGACAATGGTTTATCATAAAGTTGTTGCATCTAGCAATGCATGTATAAATTAGTTTATCTGACTGGAAAACAGTGGAGACATTTATGGATAagataatgtaaaataaaaaaaaattaaaattataatctAATGGAGTACAAAAAATACTTTAGGGACTTCTGTTTAGCACTTAGTTGATTTTAATACAGTATGTCTCCTTTTTGTGCCCAATGAAATGCAAAAGGGTAATTAAACATCAGCTACTTATGCTTAATCAAACGTTCTGTACACGAACTGAATCTTGTCAGCAAATCCTGCTGCTCGAGGATGCTGaaccctgagctgcagcaagtCCCCAAGGAATACCTCTCGATCGTTAATCATGTTTCCTCAGACAACTACAATTTTTCCTGCTTGGAAATTGCACACAGGACAAACGCAGGAGTTTTGAGTATTTCTCCATGATATCCAGATGTCTGGCATCTCACTGAAGCAGTAGCTTCAACTGTTCTCCTGAAAATCCTTGACAGATccattatttctgttcagatCATTTTTACAGCCATATTCATATTTAAAGTGCTTCAGAGACTCTACACATGCACAGCAAATGCACACATGGATACAGCAAAAAGCCCCTGAAGATCTTTTTTAGCCTTCTATGCTGTAAATAAcaacatatttttgtttattacaTAAATCCAAATTCCGAGTATCACAAGGAGAAGACAGAAGAAAGTGATAGTGAATGTATGTACCAACTTGTTTTCTGTTAATTAATTCTTCATTAAAATCACATCCACAGACAGAAAATTCCTGGTGTGGAGAAACCTCCTGCTTTGTAACATATCCTAACATATTTTAACATATATCTGTACGtttatttctactttaaaaGCTTATGAACAGGAGTTCTGTGAGGTACCATCTAGGAAACTCCTTCATTCTCTTGCTAAGAAAGTACtcaataaaaatgcaaattctaCTTTCTatcaattttaatttaataataaggAAAGGTAAAAATTAAGTCATATTACAAAGTATCTTAAATCGAGACCTTTATTTGCAGtatgtttttttttactgttagtTTTTATATTTGAGACAGAAAGAGCACATAAATTGTTTTACCTAAAAATGAACTTCACAATGcatccatttaaaaatattaagactCAAAATAACTTAAATTGCACAAATACTTTACAATATAGgcactatattaaaaaaaaaaagagagaaaaatatttcctgaaacAAATGACTTTCAAAACTATCCAATAAAAGTATTCATTTCACTGATAAGATTCTTCTGGAAAAACATTTAAGTGTAATACACCAGCTATTTACTGTGCTGGCTTACCAAATGCACACATGTACCCATAACATCATGAAAGTCTTCCAAGATTGACCATCATGAACCACATTTTCTGGCTTTAAGAGGCACAAAAATTAACTTATTAAGTGCCAGAACAAAAGAACAAATTACATTACTTATCATTAAACAGTGTCTTCTAAGCAAAGACGAGATCATTTTTCTTGGCCTTGAATCATTTGCAAAGGTCATTTGAATTCATAAGTATGTGCTCCAAATTCAATTAATGAGAAACACAAGTTAGTGAAATTTAGAAGTTACATTTTGTTTTGACTCATTTTCCATCCAAGTCCTTTCTGCCCCTCTGTCCCTATTTAAGATTTCacatactttatttttaaagacaattCTGCTGAGGAAAGAGTGTTTCACAAACACATTCCTCACAAGTGCTAAACTGTCAGTGCCAGCCTCCCTACCCCTAAAAATCAGCAACAGACTGCTTTTTTTCACCTTCACTACACAGAGAGCCACAAGAAATAAAGTGCTGTACATATCATATGTGCTTCCACAACACATGGATCTGGCAGAACAGGAAAGTACTGGCACGAAATTGCTGTCAGCCTTCTGAAAAATGTAATGGATGTCAAAATGTCTCTTTGAATGAATGTCTACAGGCACTGACTGGGGCAAACTGAGGAGCAGTGACCAGAAACTTCATGTGATAGACATTGAGGGGATACCTGCAACATATGAAATGTCTGGAAACAGAGCCAGCTGACGGGGGACTGAACTCAAAATGtgcttcccagaaccttcctgAACAATCCTGCATACTGGGGCAGTTTCCTAGAACATGAAAAGAGATCCCCCTCTGTGGttctgctgcccctgctcttcCAAAAGCTCCTGAGAGGTTACACCTGCCCGTGGGATCTTCAGGCATGAGCAGCACTTATTGCATTCCTtacagctctcaggagccagAGCTGAAATTGCTCTTTCAGCCTCTTAGCTGACAAATGAGTGAAGGGAAATGCCCTTATTTTGCTAAATCACAAGGCTCTTGCTGCGTTGTTATAGATAAGATACTTTTATTCAAGGGTATTATGGGCAAACATAAAGAAACTGCCTATTCAACTATGCCTGCACACTGATGGAAATTAATATAGTCTGCAAACAGATTTTGTAGcaataaaagcaaagatttGTTTTAACAAACACGATGTCAGTGTGTTGTAAAAGCAAAAAGGAGtctaataaataaaaggaagatgaaaatgctgatttgaaaatattaattgaatCAGAAAATGCACAATATCAggagataaaaacaaaattatcaaATACTATTTGCCAGGAAAGAATCATCTCACGTGACAATGCTCAATGTTATAGCAATCATATAACTAAATGCCATTTTTCTGCATAAATTTCCAGCCTGAGGTACTGTCCTGCCATTCAGGCAGGTTATAGAATAAGTCTACACAAAAAAGTGTCTGCTTCGAAGGACTGAGGAACTGTCATCCTAGACCAGAATGCCAGGAAACTCACCTCATTAATGACATAAATTTTCTCCAAAACCTGATACATATTTCACCCACTGAAACTGTTGTGTCAGCCTAAAggcttgttttgtttatttttgtttacttttttttttctactggaTATCAACTGTGTGTTATTTAATTTGTACCAAGTGGTTCCAAAGGCTGCTGCCACCATCCATAGGCATCTTCTCTGAAGACAAACTATAGCCCATCTCTGCTGAGTGTCTTTTACATACACCAGAGGAATTTCAGCTCTGTAGGAAACTTCATTCACTACAGGAATTTCAAGCTATATTTGATACACTGACCATACAACCATATAAAATTGTTTGGAATTTCATGCTGATTTTATAGGAAGTACAGTTGTTTTCAATTTTGGATGCCCATCTctaggttggttttttttcttttcctggcatTAATCTGATTTCTTTCCCAGTTACTTTGTGGTATGTTAAGTCTTTTCTTAAAACTCTTCCAAACTTCTCTGGGGATGCTTTAGATAAAGCAACTGAAGAACAtagtttacattttaattttgaaatcagGGATATTTAAGACCTTTTTGAAGCTTGGCCTTCTGAATTTCTCCTTATCAACATCTTATTAATTTAAGCATGCCTTTAAAGTAATTTTGGTTACTAGAGTATGAAAAGACTATTTCAATGAAACAATTTATGTATaagaattttctctttcccatcATAGCTTggttacttttttcttttcatgaataGATATTGAAAGGATTAAACACCTTTACTTCAAAAGGAAGCATGTAAGAATAGACCTTCTCATTTAAGACAAGGAAAGACATTGATGTCTCAACTGTgaataaagtagaaaaacaagtatcccaaaccaaaataaagtaaCTCCAACAAGTTAGTCACAATCTACttcaggcaaaaataaaaaaactaaaaaaataatgtagaaATTGTAACAATAATAATATTGCTTTGGACAAAACCTTTTggcatttccttttttaaagtaGAGAGATTTCTTACTACTCTAACTTCAGCCAACATCAACTTACTCAAGGAAATCTCAATTCTTATtagaattatttgttttaaaaagtaattttgaatcttttattttttttttaattctgtataAATAGAAAACTCAAACatagactttttttaaaaactcccCTTACATTAATGGCCAGCAGAGGCAAAAGAACAAATGGATATAAGCTGTCACTGAAGAAATGCAGATTGCAAATTACTACAAAGTCTCTAgccattaaaataaatcaaactcTGGAACAGTCCTCAGCAGAAACACAGGGGGCAAAGAAATAACAACTCCAATTTAGTATTGGCAAAGTTTATGAAAAGAGAATTATCTGATGCAATTCCCTGGCTAGCAGAGCACTGGACTTGATGACCCAGAGATCCCTTCCACTGTTGTGTTCTTTGTTAGGCTAAATGCAGATGTTCATCTGTTTTTTAGCCTCACTGTGGTTTTTCTAAAGTGAAATTTAAATGATAGTTATTATAATTTTTGTAAGTTTCGGTTACAAATTACCCTTTGTTAGAACTATTTCTAGGCCTGCAGAAGCGTGGAATTTGTCAAAGAATTCTAAAagctttacttaaaaaaaaagctggctTAGCATTATAGGGGAGTATAGAAGTATAAACACTCTGAGCTGAAtgcccagcagggcacacaCCATGAGAAGAGGGAACTCATCTGCtaaagaaaaaaggacaaaaaatatACCCATATGTTCTACAACTGATACACCAGTAACATcaaggagaaaagcaaaacaacacgaaggaaagcaaaggacaagagaagagaaaaatgtatGGGGAAGAAGAAATATCATAGATATTTAATGCCTTTCTTAAAAACCTAACTAACAAAATCCTATTACTGTGCGGCTGTGAAAAGTCAATGCCAACttgaaagggaacaaaaggaaatGCTTTGTTAAAGAGGACATTCAGGTGATAATCTAACACATGCCTCTCTCCCACCTTCCTCACTTGTCTCCCCCATGCTTAGCTCTTGCAATTTGCCTCAAGTTGGCTGCCTTTGAAAGACTCCATTTTGGAGAAGGAGTCACAGTGAAGTTCCTATGGCAGAGTTCTGTCAGTGACTCAATATTGAACGAAATAGCTCAAACTCAGATATATAACTCTAAACTACTGCTTAAGAAAACATTAATAACATTTACGCTTGAAAACAACCTGGTGTTCCTTAATAACTTGCATAATCCCCCtgccttcacttttttttttaatattaacaaaagaatatttttttatgttgcaGGTAACTTAAATGTATCATAGTGACTACAGGAAAGTATTGTTGATATGTATCAGTgagatgaaaataaatcagGTTATAGAAAACAACACTAAATGCTTTCTGGTTTTGAATAAATAGGCTCTCAGGGCAGCCTTTAATGATTTTCAAATACACGTATCTTTACAGCTCCGATCACTCATAAAAGCACACAAAGGTCAAGCAAATACTTTATCTTATTTCAGACACTGTGGTCTGTTTTCTGTCATTCACAAGTTCTAAGGTTTACACTCTTTCAACAGGATGATACTGCTACACAAAACTTCAAAATAAAGGCTTTACACAAATTCTGTGAACCTTGATGGCTAACTAAATATTCCAAATGAAACCCTGAGCCTGATAAACTCTAAGCTAAACTGATTCTCTAAAACAGAGAAATTACTTATATTATAGACTTCACAACTTCAGTATATACTTAAAAATTACCACCATATAATTTTAGCTCTATGCAGACAAGATCACATAGGGAATTTTTAAAGTCTAGCCCTTTCTTCACAACAATGTACTTAAGTTTCCTGTTTTCCAAGAATAAATTCAATAAACATGGAAATACTACAGAATATTAGTTCAAGGAAACCTTCAGAGTTAACTGGAGAACAACCAACCATTTTACAGCCCTTGCTGTGTACCTTTGCAGGTATTCTAGAAATCCGCACGGTGGCAGTTGGAATAGTGGCAATCAAAGGAGTGGAAAGTGAATACTTTCTGGCAATGAACAAGTCAGGGCGACTCTATGGAAAGGTATGGATGCAAACTTCTCTTCTGTGTACATCCCTACAATCTTAGAGGTATTTTGAGATGTAACATTTGTATGGTTTTTTATACAACAGATTCCTAATTAAGTAAAATGTATTCTGGACTTATCCCATGCATTCCATATTAGACTTTTATGTCCATTAAATAAATTCAATGATTAGGTCTTATACACCTCTTCAAAATGTGGAATACTAAGGGGGAATACACAAAACTAGAACATTCAATACTCAGATTTCAGAGgccaaattaatttattaaaatattcctaATATGCCAGGTCTAACTAATGCTTATTCTTCTCCCATCTTCCCCCATCTTCCCTAAtctaagtattttaaaagacagttttgttcttgctttaccatattttattatttactcTCAACAGAAAGTCTGCAATGAGGATTGCAACTTCATTGAACTGATTGAAGAAAACCATTATAACACATATGCTTCTGCAAAATGGACACACAAAGGGAAAGAGATGTTTGTTACACTAAACCACAAAGGGGTTCCAATGAAAGgtaaaaagacaaagaaagaacACAGAGCATCCCACTTTCTTCCTCTGGCAATATCCTAATCACAAATGATCTATAAAGAACTAGTTCCAGCAGGAAGATTAATTTTAAGAAGACTGTTTGACAAGATACCAAGAGAGGCTGGAATACTACTGAGAAACTGAACAAGCTGGACTTGCgcatttatgtttatttttaagagacTACATGAAAAAGATTTGAAAATATACACAAAACCAGATTTACTAACTAAAAGTTGTAAAAAATTCTAAAGAGTTGTACAATCATTATCTTAGTCATTGTAACTGGGTAGTTTCTTAAATTAATTTACCCTGAAGAATAAGTCATTACTTGATTATctgataatattttatttaaaaaactaTCTGCTTCTTAAATATGGCtgctataataataataagcagATGATAATGTTGTGTAAAATATGTCAGACTTTAAGGCTGCTGGAATGAGTTGTCAGATTATCAAGTCAATAGAAAATGTGGAGGCTGAgcagtattttaaatacttcccCCAAGAAACTCATATCCTATACATAAACTATATGATCAAAAAAATATAATCTTGTAAATGTTTATTGTTGTATTCAGATAAGAGAGTTAGTTTGGACAAATTAAGTTTACTCTAACACAAAATGTTCCTATCTATTAATGAAACAAATACCTAATGCTGCTCTAAAAGATGTTTCAAATAGtgtatgtaaaataaaaataggaataaataATGTACTTCATCTCACTTTTCacaaattaacattttatatAACAATGAAGCAAAAATTCAGACATATTAAGGTTTTTTATGTAACATATCCTATCTTTTGTATAATTCCTGTTAGGGCATACAGCTTTCAATATTGTTTTTCCATTCTTATACATGCTTTTTCTGTTGTTACAGcattaaactttattttaagTTGTATTTGAACTTTATTGTTTTAAgttatttaaatgttatttataaaaaaaagatACTTATTAAGCTGCATCTGTTTCATATGCCTTTAATTCTAAAGGAATAACAAAATGGTCTGGCTGAGatgcatgaatttttttttgtgaccaGACACAAAGCCTAGTACACAACCTTCCTGCCAACATACATTGGATGGCAGACAAAAATGACAGCCTGCAGCAAATCACACAATGGACATCTCAAAAGAAACaatgcaaaaattttaaaaatctatgcCACATACTCTTGATAATTGAATTACTGGCATGCTCAGAGTTATGCCAGGTAAAAGAAGGTTACAGTTCCAGCAGGCACTGTAAATAATCCAAAGATGGTAGAACCTCCACTCACAGATACAGAAATATGTGCAAGCCTGCCTGACTAGTGTGAAACTACAGCTAAAATCCCTGGGACCtgatgaagaaaagaaatcttaaTTTTCTAGCTATGAAAGTGCTCAACTAAGCCCTACTTGACTTATGCCTCAT
The sequence above is a segment of the Molothrus aeneus isolate 106 chromosome 13, BPBGC_Maene_1.0, whole genome shotgun sequence genome. Coding sequences within it:
- the FGF7 gene encoding fibroblast growth factor 7 is translated as MHKWILTWILPILLYRSYFYIIFLMGTISLACNDMTPEQMATNVNCSSPERHTRSYDYMEGGDVRVRRLFCRTQWYMRIDKRGKVKGTREANNNYSILEIRTVAVGIVAIKGVESEYFLAMNKSGRLYGKKVCNEDCNFIELIEENHYNTYASAKWTHKGKEMFVTLNHKGVPMKGKKTKKEHRASHFLPLAIS